GCCCGTGTTCGTGCACGACTCGGCCACCGACCCCCGGATGATCACGGATATCGCGGCCCGCTTCGGCCCCAGCATGATGCTGCCGCTCAAGAGCGGCGGACGGGTGCTGGGCACCCTGGCGACCCCGCGGGCCAGGGGCTCCCGCCCGTTCACCGCCGCCGAGCGGACGCTGGCCACCCAGTTCGCGGCGCAGGCCGCACTGGCGCTGGTGCTGGCCGACGCACAGCGCGACCGCGAGCGGCTGGCCGTCTACGAAGACCGCGACCGGATCGCCCGTGACCTGCACGATCTCGTCATTCAACGGCTCTTCGCGACGGGCATGATCCTGGAGAGCGCACAGCGCAGATCCGTGGTGCCGGAGGTGGCACAGGGAGTCGGCAAGGCCGTCGACGAGCTGGACGTCACCATTCAGGAGATCAGAACCGCGATCTTCGCGCTGCAACAGGGACCGGCCGAGGCGCCGTCCGGGCTGCGGACCCGGGTCCTGCGCGAAATCGGCACCGCCGCCGTACCACTCGGCTTCCAGCCCTCGGCCGGCTTCATCGGCCCGGTCGACTCCCGGATCGGCGAGCTGACCGGCAAAAACCTGATCGCCGCGCTGCGTGAGGCGCTGTCGAACGCCTTCCGGCACGCCCAGGCCTCCCGGATCGAGGTCGTCGTCGACGCCACGATCCAGCTGCCGGACGGCGCCGACGGTGTCCGCCTGACCGTCGCCGACGACGGTATCGGCATCTCGGACGGCGGTCGCCGCAGCGGCCTCAAGAACCTCGCCAAGCGCGCGGAGTCGCTGGGCGGCTCCAGCTCGTACGGCCCCGGGCTGGGCGAGGACGGTACGGGGACGACGCTGAGGTGGGAGGCGCCGCTGTGAGGGCGGGGTCGCGCGGGGCAGGGCGGCGCGGGCGTGGCGGCGGGGCCGGGGGCGGGAACGGACGGCGCGCTGTCGCCCTCGGTGCTACCGGTCGTCCCGTGGGCCGTCGTGGCGCAGGATCCGCTCGATGACGGCCGCGACGCCGTCGTCGTTGTTGGAGGCGGTACGGCCCGTCGTCGCGGCCAGCACGTCGGGATGGGCGTTGGCCATGGCGTACGAGGTGCCGGCCCAGGTCAGCATCTCTATGTCGTTCGGCATGTCCCCGAAAGCGACCACTTCCCGCGGGGAGATGCCGCGCTCGGCGCAGCAGCGGGCGAGGGTGCCGGCCTTGCTGACACCGGAACCGCTGATCTCCA
This portion of the Streptomyces sp. 2114.4 genome encodes:
- a CDS encoding GAF domain-containing protein, producing MDAATEATRSLRGLSSELTARVPQLLEAMRTVGAGLDLHITLDRIVETAAELADARYAAIGIIDDAREGLSDFVTYGVTSEQHERIGALPDGHKGLLGALIHDPKPLRLADLTKDARSAGFPAGHPPMRTFLGVPIRVQGEIFGNLYLTEKREGREFSEEDLHMVRVLATEAGIAIGNARLHAATRQRERWIDGSVAVTTELLAGSDVDDALAVVAEQARKLAESAAGIVLLPDEEGGLEIVAVSADDPAGIMGTQIPPHSPVVEQLLTGEPVFVHDSATDPRMITDIAARFGPSMMLPLKSGGRVLGTLATPRARGSRPFTAAERTLATQFAAQAALALVLADAQRDRERLAVYEDRDRIARDLHDLVIQRLFATGMILESAQRRSVVPEVAQGVGKAVDELDVTIQEIRTAIFALQQGPAEAPSGLRTRVLREIGTAAVPLGFQPSAGFIGPVDSRIGELTGKNLIAALREALSNAFRHAQASRIEVVVDATIQLPDGADGVRLTVADDGIGISDGGRRSGLKNLAKRAESLGGSSSYGPGLGEDGTGTTLRWEAPL